In the Gymnogyps californianus isolate 813 chromosome 3, ASM1813914v2, whole genome shotgun sequence genome, one interval contains:
- the SLC18B1 gene encoding MFS-type transporter SLC18B1 isoform X1, with product MGSRAADGAASEQPAEDGVPEALGEESRRLTREQLFTMAATASINFSSMICYSILGPFFPSEAEKKGASNTVVGLIFGCFALVNFLTALILGNYLTHIGAKFMFVAGMFVSGCVTILFGMLDKVPSGPIFIGLCLLVRAMDAVGFAAAMTASFSILAKAFPNNIATVLGSLEIFTGLGLVLGPPLGGFLYQSFGYEVPFITLGCVVLVLVPVNMSILPKYDSVPSKNSFWKLILLPKVLLLCLIIFSLSACLGFLDPTMSLFILKKFKLPAGYVGLVFLGLALSYSLSSPLLGLLSDKLPYLRKWLLVSGGLMTALCFFMLGPAPVLHIESQLWMFVLVLVLIGFSLGMSAIPVFPEILHCAYENGFEEGLSLLGLVSGLFNAVWSLGAFAGPTLGGFLNEKLGFEWASAIQGGWALLSGLATGIFYITEATRRSSSSSLQNPPGNNEERTHLMGSET from the exons ATGGGCAGCCGGGCGGCGGACGGCGCGGCGAGCGAGCAGCCCGCAG aagaTGGCGTGCCAGAAGCACTTGGTGAGGAATCAAGAAGGCTGACCAGAGAACAGCTCTTTACAATGGCCGCAACGGCTTCTATAAACTTCAGTTCGATGATATGCTATTCAATCCTGGGAccctttttcccttcagag GCGGAAAAAAAAGGTGCCAGTAACACCGTTGTTGGCCTCATTTTTGGATGTTTTGCTTTGGTCAATTTCTTGACCGCTTTAATCTTGGGAAATTAT CTTACACATATTGGAGCAAAATTCATGTTTGTGGCAGGAATGTTTGTTTCAGGATGTGTGACCATTCTGTTTGG aatgctgGACAAGGTGCCAAGTGGACCAATATTCATCGGTTTGTGCTTGTTAGTAAGAGCAATGGATGCAGTAGGTTTTGCAGCAGCAATGACAGCATCGTTTTCAATCCTTGCAAAGGCGTTTCCCAACAATATAGCTACTGTCCTG GGCAGCCTTGAAATTTTTACAGGACTCGGACTGGTGCTGGGCCCACCTTTAGGTGGCTTTTTGTATCAATCGTTTGGTTATGAGGTCCCTTTCATTACACTGGGATGCGTAGTGTTGGTCTTGGTGCCTGTGAATATGAGCATATTACCAAAATACG ATTCAGTCCCTAGCAAGAATTCCTTTTGGAAGCTCATTCTTCTGCCGAAAGTCTTACTACTCTGTCttattatattttctctaaGTGCATGCTTGGGCTTTTTGGATCCCACAATGTCTCTATTTATCCTAAAGAAG TTCAAACTCCCAGCTGGTTATGTGGGCTTGGTATTCCTCGGTTTGGCACTCTCATACTCCCTGTCTTCTCCCCTCCTTGGACTCCTAAGTGACAAACTGCCG tacCTCAGGAAGTGGCTGCTGGTATCTGGAGGCTTAATGACAGCACTGTGCTTTTTCATGTTAGGACCTGCTCCTGTACTGCACATTGAAAG TCAGCTGTGGATGTTTGTGCTAGTGCTGGTTTTGATTGGCTTTTCCCTTGGCATGAGCGCTATCCCAGTGTTTCCAGAGATACTGCACTGTGCATA TGAGAATGGATTTGAAGAAGGTCTGAGTCTGCTGGGACTGGTGTCTGGGCTTTTCAATGCCGTGTGGTCCCTTGG GGCATTTGCAGGTCCCACTCTGGGAGGATTTCTAAATGaaaagctgggttttgaatGGGCCTCAGCCATCCAAGGAGGATGGGCACTGTTAAGT GGTCTTGCAACTGGAATATTCTATATCACTGAGGCAACAAGGAGAAG TTCCAGTTCCAGCCTGCAAAATCCTCCTGGTAATAATGAAGAAAGAACTCATCTGATGGGCAGTGAAACGTAG
- the SLC18B1 gene encoding MFS-type transporter SLC18B1 isoform X2 codes for MGSRAADGAASEQPAEDGVPEALGEESRRLTREQLFTMAATASINFSSMICYSILGPFFPSEAEKKGASNTVVGLIFGCFALVNFLTALILGNYLTHIGAKFMFVAGMFVSGCVTILFGMLDKVPSGPIFIGLCLLVRAMDAVGFAAAMTASFSILAKAFPNNIATVLGSLEIFTGLGLVLGPPLGGFLYQSFGYEVPFITLGCVVLVLVPVNMSILPKYDSVPSKNSFWKLILLPKVLLLCLIIFSLSACLGFLDPTMSLFILKKFKLPAGYVGLVFLGLALSYSLSSPLLGLLSDKLPYLRKWLLVSGGLMTALCFFMLGPAPVLHIESQLWMFVLVLVLIGFSLGMSAIPVFPEILHCAYENGFEEGLSLLGLVSGLFNAVWSLGAFAGPTLGGFLNEKLGFEWASAIQGGWALLSFQFQPAKSSW; via the exons ATGGGCAGCCGGGCGGCGGACGGCGCGGCGAGCGAGCAGCCCGCAG aagaTGGCGTGCCAGAAGCACTTGGTGAGGAATCAAGAAGGCTGACCAGAGAACAGCTCTTTACAATGGCCGCAACGGCTTCTATAAACTTCAGTTCGATGATATGCTATTCAATCCTGGGAccctttttcccttcagag GCGGAAAAAAAAGGTGCCAGTAACACCGTTGTTGGCCTCATTTTTGGATGTTTTGCTTTGGTCAATTTCTTGACCGCTTTAATCTTGGGAAATTAT CTTACACATATTGGAGCAAAATTCATGTTTGTGGCAGGAATGTTTGTTTCAGGATGTGTGACCATTCTGTTTGG aatgctgGACAAGGTGCCAAGTGGACCAATATTCATCGGTTTGTGCTTGTTAGTAAGAGCAATGGATGCAGTAGGTTTTGCAGCAGCAATGACAGCATCGTTTTCAATCCTTGCAAAGGCGTTTCCCAACAATATAGCTACTGTCCTG GGCAGCCTTGAAATTTTTACAGGACTCGGACTGGTGCTGGGCCCACCTTTAGGTGGCTTTTTGTATCAATCGTTTGGTTATGAGGTCCCTTTCATTACACTGGGATGCGTAGTGTTGGTCTTGGTGCCTGTGAATATGAGCATATTACCAAAATACG ATTCAGTCCCTAGCAAGAATTCCTTTTGGAAGCTCATTCTTCTGCCGAAAGTCTTACTACTCTGTCttattatattttctctaaGTGCATGCTTGGGCTTTTTGGATCCCACAATGTCTCTATTTATCCTAAAGAAG TTCAAACTCCCAGCTGGTTATGTGGGCTTGGTATTCCTCGGTTTGGCACTCTCATACTCCCTGTCTTCTCCCCTCCTTGGACTCCTAAGTGACAAACTGCCG tacCTCAGGAAGTGGCTGCTGGTATCTGGAGGCTTAATGACAGCACTGTGCTTTTTCATGTTAGGACCTGCTCCTGTACTGCACATTGAAAG TCAGCTGTGGATGTTTGTGCTAGTGCTGGTTTTGATTGGCTTTTCCCTTGGCATGAGCGCTATCCCAGTGTTTCCAGAGATACTGCACTGTGCATA TGAGAATGGATTTGAAGAAGGTCTGAGTCTGCTGGGACTGGTGTCTGGGCTTTTCAATGCCGTGTGGTCCCTTGG GGCATTTGCAGGTCCCACTCTGGGAGGATTTCTAAATGaaaagctgggttttgaatGGGCCTCAGCCATCCAAGGAGGATGGGCACTGTTAAGT TTCCAGTTCCAGCCTGCAAAATCCTCCTGGTAA